The window GGGTTCGCTGGATCAGAACAGTAATGAAAACAGTAAGTCAGTGGATCTTCTTCTTTTTGACACAGCACCCTCTGTCCCACCAAACTCCACCAGCAGCACTGTCAACATCAATGGCTTTGGCAGTGACATCTTTGATCTGAACCACATCAGCCCCAGCCTGGGAGTGGGCCAGACCTTACGCAGGGACAACCCATTCTTCAGGAGCAAGCGATCCTATAGTCTCTCAGAACTTTCCATCCTGCAGGCTCAGAATGACGCCCCAAAGGCATCCTCCAGTTTCTTTGGAGGCCTGAAAGCACCTGCGCCTGAGCAGTTCCAGAGCCGAGAGGATTTCCGGGAAGCATGGCTCAATCACCGCAAGCAAGCCAGGTCCTGCCATGACCTGGACTCCTTGGGCCAGAACCCAGGCTGGGGCCAAACGCAGCCGGTAGAGACCAACATTGTCTGCCGTCTAGACAGTTCTGGAGGAGCTGTCCAGCTTCCAGACACCAGCATCAGCATTCACATCCCTGAGGGCCACGTGGCCCCTGGAGACACCCAGCAGATCTCCATGAAGGCCCTGCTGGACCCGCCTCTGGAACTCAACAATGACCGCTGCACCACTGTGAGCCCCGTTGTGGAGATCAAACTCAGCAACATGGAGACCAAAACCACAGTCACCCTTGAGATGAACGTGTCAGTTGTGGtgaagaaggagagcagacagaCGACAGAGGTCATGTGTGTGAGGAGTGACTGCAAGGAGGGCCCCTACACTCCAATCCCACAGGCGTACATGTATGGGGACACCGTCCAGGTCTGTCTGGATTACCTTGAACCCTGCATGTATGTGTCTGTTGTGGCCCAGGCACAGTCGGTTGCTCCAGGCACCACAGTTTGGGATAACGTGGTGAAAAAGGTCACCCTGGGCGTCTATGGGCCTAAGCACATTCACCCATCCTTTAAGACTGTGGTGGCTATCTTCGGCCATGACTGTGCCCCAAAGACATTACTGGTGAGTGAGGTGGGGAGGCAGGCCCACTCTGCTCCTCCAGTGGCCCTTCAGCTCTGGGGGAAGCACCAGTTTGTCCTGGCTAGACCACAGGATCTTCGGGTCGGGGTTTACTCCAATATGGCCAACTATGAGGTCAAGGACAGTGAGCAGGCCAGGGTGGTCAGGGGGTTCCAGGTCAAACTGGGAAAGGTTAGCCGGCTTGTCTATATGATTGCCTCACGCACTGCTGACGATGTCTCAGATTTCACATTGCGGGTCCAGGTCAAGGATGACCAGGACTGTATTCTCGCCCAGTTCTGCGTTCAAACACCAACACCTCCACCCAAGACTGGTCCACGGACGTCTGCGCAGAGGCGCTTCCTGAAGAAGAAGGAAGTAGGGAAAATTGTTTTGTCCCCTCTGGCCATCACTAACAAGTACCCTGTGTTCCATGACCAACGAATCCACAACCTGAAGTTTGGTAAATTTATCAAAACAGTCATCCGTCAGACCAAGAACCAATACTTACTGGAGTACAAAAAGGGGGATTACGTTGCACTTCTGAGCGAGGAGAAAATCAAACTGAAGGGACAGTTGTGGACTAAGGAATGGTACATTGGTTACTATCATGGTAGGACAGGACTTGTCCATGCAAAAAATGTTCTGGTGGTGGGGAAAGTGAAGCCCATATACTTCAGCGGTGCTGAACTTACCACTACACTCTTACTGGAGCAGATACTTAAGCCCAGCAAGTTCCTGACGTACATCTATGCCTCTGTAAGGACTATACTGATGGAGAACGTAGGAAGCTGGAGGGCGTTTGCTGATGCCCTGGGTTACGTCAACCTACCACTGACACATTTCTGCCGTACAGAGCCTGACAGTGAGCCTGAGAGGGTGGCATCTGTTCTGGAGAAGCTGAAGGAGGACTGCAACAATGCAGAGGGCAAGGAGAGGAAGTCCTTCCAGAAGGAACTGATGACTGTAAGTAATGGCCTagggcagggttccccaactggaggCCCGCGAGCCAAATTTGGCTCATGAGTGGTGTTattccccccctccaccccaaagttttctgagcaaaaaaatataaaaatatacagtactagccaaacgtttggacacgtactcattccagggtttttctttagttttactattcatgtagtaactaaaaaagtgttaaacaaaaaaaGATATAGCatccaacctttgccttgatgaagctttgcacactcttggcattctctcaaccagcttcatgaggtagtcacctggaatgaatttcaatgaATAGGTTtcccttgttaatttgtggaatttctttccttaaagaatctaaaatatattttgatttgtttaacactttttatggttactacatgattccatatgtgttatttcatagttttcgatgtcttcactattattctacaatatagtacaaataaagaaaaatcccagaatgagtaggtgttcaaacttttgactggtactgtgtgtgtgtgtgtgtgtgtgtgtgtgtgtgtgtgtgtgtgtgtgtgtgtgtgtgtgtgtgtgtgtgtgtgtgtgtgtgtgtgtgtgtgtacatacagttgaagtcagaagtttacatacaccttagtcaaatacatttaaactcagtttttcacaattcccgacATTTAGTCCTaagaaaaattccctgtcttacatcagttaggatcaccactttattttaataatgtgaaatgttagaataatagtacagagaattatttatttaaattatttcttacatcacattcccagtgggtcagaagtttacatacactcaattagtatttggtagcagtgcctttaaattgtttaacttgggtcaaacgtttcgggtagccttccacaaaaattgtccctttcctcctgacagatctggtgtaactgagttaggtttgtaggcctgcttgctcgcacatgctttttcagt of the Oncorhynchus clarkii lewisi isolate Uvic-CL-2024 chromosome 3, UVic_Ocla_1.0, whole genome shotgun sequence genome contains:
- the LOC139399603 gene encoding SH3 domain-binding protein 4-like; the encoded protein is MAAHRIRATNNIALPRCKSEGTLIDLSDGVSESNCLTDVKVPSPSALRLDATASFGTAREVIAIKDYCPSSFTTLKFSKGEHLFVLDTSGGEWWYAHNSTEMGYIPAAYVQPINYRDSSFSDSGMIDSLGDCSVEEGAKELDLLEDWTGVFLKPTAPQNGNPFAPHHQPLSRSATNPFLNGALQGSLDQNSNENSKSVDLLLFDTAPSVPPNSTSSTVNINGFGSDIFDLNHISPSLGVGQTLRRDNPFFRSKRSYSLSELSILQAQNDAPKASSSFFGGLKAPAPEQFQSREDFREAWLNHRKQARSCHDLDSLGQNPGWGQTQPVETNIVCRLDSSGGAVQLPDTSISIHIPEGHVAPGDTQQISMKALLDPPLELNNDRCTTVSPVVEIKLSNMETKTTVTLEMNVSVVVKKESRQTTEVMCVRSDCKEGPYTPIPQAYMYGDTVQVCLDYLEPCMYVSVVAQAQSVAPGTTVWDNVVKKVTLGVYGPKHIHPSFKTVVAIFGHDCAPKTLLVSEVGRQAHSAPPVALQLWGKHQFVLARPQDLRVGVYSNMANYEVKDSEQARVVRGFQVKLGKVSRLVYMIASRTADDVSDFTLRVQVKDDQDCILAQFCVQTPTPPPKTGPRTSAQRRFLKKKEVGKIVLSPLAITNKYPVFHDQRIHNLKFGKFIKTVIRQTKNQYLLEYKKGDYVALLSEEKIKLKGQLWTKEWYIGYYHGRTGLVHAKNVLVVGKVKPIYFSGAELTTTLLLEQILKPSKFLTYIYASVRTILMENVGSWRAFADALGYVNLPLTHFCRTEPDSEPERVASVLEKLKEDCNNAEGKERKSFQKELMTALLKMDCQGLVARLVMDFVLLTTAVEVAGRWRELAERLAKVSRLQMDAYEAPHRNKNGVVDNEAMWKPAYDFLLTWAAQIGDSYRDVIQELHMGLDKMKSPITKRWKHLTGTLILVNCLDMLRSSAFSSASQDDCAI